A single bacterium DNA region contains:
- a CDS encoding phosphoribosylanthranilate isomerase has translation MFTIKICGLTNLDDARWALEGGADYLGFVLYPKSPRAVTAAALAHLVDHLPDHARPVGVFVNESPAQVRQIAAACRLAAVQLNGDERPGEFLDLPVPLWRSVRLEPGGWSPAPELWKGARFVMDAASPAYGGTGVKIDWDAGRRFAAQHRAILAGGLDPESVAEAIRQVRPAGVDVASGVECAPGKKDFRKVAAFIAHARAAAEMIEKSQEGPT, from the coding sequence ATGTTTACGATAAAGATTTGTGGGCTGACCAATCTTGATGATGCGCGGTGGGCGCTGGAGGGGGGGGCGGATTATCTGGGGTTTGTGCTTTACCCCAAGTCTCCCCGGGCGGTTACGGCCGCGGCCCTGGCGCACCTTGTGGACCACCTGCCTGACCATGCCCGGCCGGTCGGTGTGTTTGTGAACGAATCCCCCGCGCAGGTAAGGCAGATTGCGGCCGCTTGCCGGCTGGCGGCCGTGCAACTGAACGGGGACGAGCGCCCCGGGGAATTTTTGGACCTGCCCGTTCCCCTTTGGCGTTCGGTCCGTCTGGAACCGGGCGGCTGGAGCCCGGCTCCGGAACTGTGGAAGGGGGCGCGGTTTGTGATGGATGCCGCGTCGCCCGCGTATGGGGGGACCGGCGTGAAGATCGACTGGGACGCGGGCCGCCGTTTTGCGGCGCAACACCGGGCTATCCTGGCGGGCGGTCTCGATCCTGAATCGGTGGCGGAGGCCATCCGGCAGGTTCGTCCGGCCGGTGTGGATGTGGCCAGCGGGGTGGAGTGCGCTCCCGGGAAAAAAGATTTTCGCAAAGTGGCCGCGTTTATTGCCCATGCCAGGGCGGCGGCGGAAATGATTGAAAAAAGTCAGGAAGGGCCAACATGA
- a CDS encoding glycosyltransferase family 2 protein: MTEISVVVPIFNEEESVELLISRLHEALTATGRSYEIVLVDDGSKDRSWEKMKELSHQYPGLHLIQFRRNFGQTAAMSAGFNESHGEIIITMDADLQNDPKDIPLLLAEVDKGFDVVSGWRRDRKDTYINRRLPSVIANYLISHITGVHLHDYGCTLKAYRREIVQNIQLYGELHRFIPALASWVGGQISEVVVTHHARQFGTTKYGIGRTFRVILDLVTVKFLMRYSTRPIHIFGKWGMTFGALGFMMLFFMAGANMSHYFFGTEFCSELIKRPFWVITPFMLIFFGLQFISIGLLAELQIRTYHEAQQKPIYVIRESIEPANIPGGSPHA, from the coding sequence ATGACAGAGATTTCCGTGGTGGTCCCGATTTTTAACGAGGAAGAGAGTGTTGAACTCCTGATTTCCCGCCTGCATGAAGCCCTGACCGCCACCGGGCGTTCCTATGAAATTGTGCTGGTTGACGATGGCAGCAAAGACCGGTCCTGGGAAAAAATGAAGGAGCTGTCCCACCAGTACCCCGGGCTCCACCTGATTCAATTCCGCCGTAACTTCGGCCAAACCGCGGCCATGAGTGCCGGATTCAACGAGTCGCACGGCGAGATCATCATTACGATGGATGCCGACCTCCAGAATGACCCCAAGGACATTCCCCTGCTGCTGGCTGAAGTGGATAAAGGCTTTGACGTGGTCAGCGGCTGGCGCCGCGACCGCAAAGACACCTACATCAACCGGCGGCTCCCCTCCGTTATTGCCAATTACCTGATCAGCCACATCACAGGGGTACATCTTCACGATTACGGTTGCACCTTGAAAGCCTATCGCCGGGAAATCGTCCAGAACATCCAGTTATACGGGGAATTGCACCGGTTTATCCCCGCCCTGGCCAGCTGGGTCGGCGGGCAGATTTCGGAAGTGGTGGTCACCCACCACGCCCGGCAATTCGGCACCACCAAATACGGAATCGGCCGCACCTTCCGGGTGATTCTGGACCTGGTGACCGTCAAATTCCTGATGCGCTACAGCACCCGCCCCATTCATATCTTCGGCAAGTGGGGCATGACCTTTGGAGCCCTCGGCTTCATGATGCTGTTTTTCATGGCCGGCGCGAACATGTCCCACTATTTCTTTGGAACAGAGTTCTGCTCGGAATTAATCAAGCGGCCCTTCTGGGTCATCACTCCCTTTATGCTCATCTTCTTCGGGCTTCAGTTTATTTCCATCGGGCTTCTGGCAGAACTCCAAATCCGGACCTATCACGAGGCTCAGCAAAAACCCATCTACGTTATTCGTGAATCGATTGAGCCCGCGAATATTCCCGGCGGCTCACCACATGCCTGA
- the trpB gene encoding tryptophan synthase subunit beta, producing MNDLKSGPDATGHFGVYGGRYVAETLMPALIEVEAAYRSAQADPAFDAEFRDLLKNYVGRPSPLYFAPRLTEAFGGARIFLKREDLNHTGAHKVNNTLGQAILARRMGKRKLMAETGAGQHGVATATVAARFGMECDVYMGEEDIRRQAPNVTRMKLLGARVVPVRSGTRTLKDAMSEALRAWVAEVETTFYVIGTVAGPHPYPMMVRDFQSVIGIEARAQFLEQTHKLPEMVIACVGGGSNAAGIFYPFINDPSVKLIGVEAAGHGLASGQHAASIEAGRAGILHGSKSYVLQDPNGQIVNAHSISAGLDYPGVGPEHALWADLKRVVYSGITDREAVAAFYDVTLLEGIIPALESSHAIAEARKRALEVGKHGAIVVCLSGRGDKDLDSVLEYRSS from the coding sequence ATGAATGATTTGAAATCGGGGCCGGATGCGACGGGACATTTCGGGGTCTATGGCGGGCGCTATGTGGCGGAGACGCTCATGCCGGCCTTAATTGAAGTGGAAGCGGCGTACCGGTCCGCCCAGGCGGATCCGGCCTTTGATGCGGAATTCCGCGACTTGCTCAAGAATTATGTAGGCCGGCCGTCGCCGCTCTATTTTGCTCCGCGCCTGACCGAGGCGTTTGGCGGAGCCCGCATCTTCCTGAAACGGGAGGATCTCAATCACACGGGCGCCCATAAGGTGAACAACACCCTGGGTCAGGCGATCCTGGCGCGCCGCATGGGAAAACGGAAACTGATGGCGGAGACGGGGGCCGGCCAGCATGGCGTGGCCACCGCCACCGTGGCGGCCCGTTTTGGCATGGAGTGTGATGTCTATATGGGGGAGGAGGACATCCGCCGGCAGGCCCCCAATGTGACGCGAATGAAGCTGCTGGGCGCGCGGGTGGTGCCGGTGCGCAGCGGGACCCGAACCCTCAAGGATGCCATGAGCGAGGCGTTGCGGGCCTGGGTGGCGGAGGTCGAAACGACGTTTTATGTCATCGGCACGGTGGCCGGTCCTCATCCGTACCCCATGATGGTTCGTGATTTTCAAAGTGTCATCGGGATAGAGGCGCGGGCCCAGTTCCTGGAGCAGACGCACAAGCTGCCGGAGATGGTGATCGCCTGTGTGGGCGGCGGGAGCAATGCGGCCGGAATCTTTTATCCCTTCATCAATGATCCCAGTGTCAAGCTGATCGGCGTGGAGGCGGCCGGGCATGGGCTGGCGTCGGGCCAGCATGCGGCCAGCATCGAGGCCGGCCGGGCGGGGATCCTGCACGGCAGTAAATCCTATGTCCTTCAGGATCCGAACGGACAGATTGTAAATGCGCATTCCATCAGTGCCGGGCTGGATTATCCTGGGGTGGGCCCCGAACACGCCCTCTGGGCGGACTTGAAGCGGGTGGTCTATTCAGGCATTACCGATCGAGAAGCCGTGGCCGCTTTTTATGATGTGACGCTGCTGGAAGGCATCATTCCTGCGCTGGAGTCAAGCCATGCGATCGCCGAGGCAAGGAAACGTGCCCTCGAGGTCGGGAAACACGGCGCCATTGTGGTATGCCTTTCCGGGCGCGGGGATAAGGATCTGGACAGTGTGCTCGAATATCGGTCCTCCTAA
- the trpC gene encoding indole-3-glycerol phosphate synthase TrpC, with protein sequence MASPVISQDDILVRIIRDRRKDVAAAKRSVAVNELYCLIEQRVDYRSLSKALRQSPAPRIIAEVKKASPSAGQLRASFDPAALAQAYVSGGAAAISVLTEPNYFMGSQADLKAVRRCVTVPVLRKDFMVDIYQLMEAAAWGADVVLLIVAALAPGQCELLYRESRELGLETIVEVHTAAELKVALSCEEAIIGVNSRNLKTLKTDLAVAHELAKRIPKDRLCIAESGIKTREDLLGLQEAGYHGFLIGESLLRETFPGKALKALRTPG encoded by the coding sequence ATGGCCAGTCCCGTTATTTCTCAAGATGACATTTTAGTACGTATTATCCGCGACCGGCGCAAGGATGTTGCCGCCGCGAAACGGTCGGTTGCCGTGAATGAACTCTATTGTCTCATTGAACAGCGAGTGGACTACCGCAGTCTCTCAAAGGCCTTGAGGCAAAGCCCTGCGCCCCGGATCATTGCCGAGGTGAAAAAGGCCAGTCCCTCGGCCGGTCAGCTGCGGGCCTCGTTTGATCCTGCGGCCCTGGCGCAAGCCTATGTCTCAGGGGGGGCGGCCGCGATCTCCGTCCTGACGGAACCGAACTATTTTATGGGGTCACAGGCGGATCTCAAGGCCGTCCGGCGCTGCGTCACGGTTCCCGTGTTGCGCAAAGATTTCATGGTGGATATCTATCAGCTGATGGAGGCGGCCGCCTGGGGCGCCGATGTGGTCCTGTTGATTGTTGCGGCGCTGGCCCCGGGGCAGTGTGAACTGCTTTACAGGGAGAGCCGGGAGCTGGGGTTGGAAACCATTGTGGAAGTCCATACGGCGGCGGAACTGAAGGTGGCGCTTTCCTGTGAAGAGGCCATCATCGGGGTGAACAGCCGGAACCTGAAGACCCTGAAGACGGATTTGGCGGTGGCGCATGAGCTGGCAAAGCGGATCCCGAAGGACCGGCTTTGCATCGCGGAGAGCGGGATCAAAACGCGGGAGGATCTCCTTGGATTGCAGGAGGCCGGGTATCATGGATTTTTGATTGGAGAATCCCTGCTCAGGGAGACGTTCCCTGGAAAAGCGCTGAAAGCCCTTCGAACCCCGGGTTGA
- a CDS encoding ATP-binding cassette domain-containing protein yields MIATTKLTKRFGPDILFEDVSVQFTPGNCYGLIGANGSGKSTFVKILAGLIPASQGEVSIGRDCTLGYLRQDHAEFDEVSILDTVFMGNKKLWALHLEREALYSKADLTDAEHDRSGLVEDEFGQAGGYTMEADASKLLAGLGFTEDVFTKEMSTLQGGFKLRVLLAQVLFAHPDVLLLDEPTNHLDMESIEWLVDLLKRYEGTVIVISHDRFFLNQVCTHIADLDYHEIRMFTGNYDDFTIASLEARELRDKANKKMEKQIHDLKTFISRFSANASKAKQATSRQKLLGKIELEVVKPSSRVSPYIRFTPKRRLGDKVIQVDQISKSYDLPLFKNFSCEIGPKEKIAIIGKNGVGKTTLLKILCGQLPPDSGSVALGDTIQFSIFPQDPGEVLDPSCQALAWLRRFADEKDASETELRSFMGRMLFSKDDVFKPVEVLSGGEKARLILAKMMLEGGNVTILDEPTNHLDLESIEALNFSLAQLENTVIFVSHDHRLIKSLATRIFEIKDGKVLDRSCD; encoded by the coding sequence GTGATTGCGACAACTAAGCTAACCAAAAGATTTGGACCGGACATTTTATTTGAAGACGTCAGCGTTCAATTCACCCCGGGCAATTGCTATGGCCTGATCGGGGCCAATGGCTCCGGAAAATCCACCTTTGTCAAAATTCTGGCCGGCCTCATCCCTGCCAGCCAGGGCGAAGTCTCCATTGGCCGGGACTGTACGCTCGGCTATTTGCGCCAGGATCATGCCGAATTCGATGAGGTCTCCATTCTGGACACCGTGTTCATGGGAAACAAGAAGCTCTGGGCGCTTCATCTGGAACGCGAAGCCCTGTATTCAAAAGCGGATCTGACTGATGCCGAACATGACCGCAGCGGCTTGGTCGAAGATGAGTTCGGACAGGCGGGCGGCTACACCATGGAGGCGGATGCATCCAAACTGCTGGCGGGCCTCGGCTTCACCGAAGATGTCTTCACCAAAGAGATGAGCACCCTGCAAGGTGGCTTCAAACTCCGGGTACTGCTGGCCCAGGTATTGTTCGCCCACCCCGACGTCCTCCTGCTGGATGAGCCCACCAACCATCTGGACATGGAGTCCATCGAATGGCTGGTGGATCTGTTGAAGCGGTATGAAGGCACCGTCATCGTCATTTCGCATGACCGCTTCTTCCTGAACCAGGTCTGCACCCATATTGCCGATCTCGACTATCACGAAATCCGCATGTTCACAGGGAATTATGATGATTTTACCATTGCGAGCCTGGAAGCCCGTGAGCTGAGGGACAAGGCCAACAAGAAGATGGAGAAACAGATTCATGATCTGAAAACCTTCATCAGCCGGTTCAGCGCCAATGCCTCCAAGGCCAAACAAGCGACGTCCCGCCAAAAATTGCTTGGGAAAATCGAACTCGAAGTGGTGAAACCCAGTTCCCGGGTATCCCCCTATATCCGCTTCACCCCCAAACGGCGGCTGGGCGACAAGGTCATTCAGGTCGATCAGATTTCCAAAAGTTACGACCTGCCGCTCTTTAAGAATTTTTCCTGCGAAATCGGGCCGAAGGAGAAAATCGCGATTATCGGCAAGAACGGCGTCGGAAAAACCACGCTTCTCAAAATCCTATGCGGACAGCTCCCCCCGGATTCAGGATCAGTGGCGCTGGGCGACACGATCCAATTCAGCATCTTCCCCCAGGATCCCGGGGAAGTCCTGGATCCAAGCTGTCAAGCCCTGGCCTGGTTGCGCCGGTTTGCCGACGAAAAGGATGCGTCAGAGACTGAGCTCCGGTCGTTCATGGGCCGGATGCTGTTCAGCAAGGATGATGTGTTCAAGCCGGTTGAGGTCCTGAGCGGAGGAGAAAAGGCCCGGCTGATTCTCGCCAAAATGATGCTGGAAGGCGGAAATGTCACGATTCTGGACGAGCCGACCAATCATCTGGATCTGGAATCCATTGAAGCGTTGAACTTCTCCCTGGCCCAGCTCGAAAATACGGTCATCTTTGTATCCCATGATCATCGCCTGATCAAGTCGCTGGCCACGCGGATATTCGAAATCAAGGACGGGAAGGTCCTGGACCGCTCCTGCGACTGA
- a CDS encoding flavoprotein, whose product MATRDEQRETPHIVLGVTGSIAAFKAVELLRLMQKKGWDISVVMTDGATRFVTPLTFQTLSRNTVGLGLFDEVDGWHPEHIAYADRADVLVIAPCTANVMAKLAQGLADDLLTCTALATKAPLVIAPAMNDNMWTHPATRANRELLQSRGVTFVEVGTGELACGREGEGRLADLHKILSDVELVLTRARAQRGVSV is encoded by the coding sequence ATGGCAACAAGGGATGAACAGCGAGAGACCCCGCACATCGTGTTGGGCGTGACGGGCTCAATAGCCGCCTTCAAGGCTGTTGAATTGCTGCGCCTCATGCAGAAAAAAGGGTGGGATATTTCGGTCGTCATGACGGACGGCGCCACCCGGTTTGTCACCCCCCTGACCTTTCAGACCTTATCCAGGAATACGGTCGGGCTGGGGCTGTTTGATGAGGTCGACGGGTGGCATCCTGAGCATATTGCCTATGCCGATCGCGCCGATGTGCTGGTGATTGCCCCCTGTACCGCCAACGTGATGGCCAAACTGGCCCAGGGCTTGGCCGACGATTTGCTGACCTGTACCGCGCTCGCGACCAAGGCGCCCCTGGTGATTGCTCCTGCCATGAATGACAATATGTGGACCCATCCGGCAACGCGGGCCAATCGGGAGCTCCTTCAGTCCCGTGGGGTCACGTTTGTGGAAGTCGGGACGGGCGAATTGGCCTGTGGCCGGGAGGGGGAGGGGCGCCTGGCTGACCTTCATAAAATTCTTTCGGATGTGGAGTTGGTATTAACCCGGGCTCGGGCGCAAAGAGGAGTGAGCGTATGA
- a CDS encoding serine/threonine-protein kinase: MNDFTLAGFELIEKVGEGGMGQVWKARQLSLDRLVAIKLLPPRLSHDPESIKQIIKEARTAAKLKHPGIVHMYDASEQDGHCCLVMEFIDGYNVGQWLGRKKVLTYKDSLVVIESVAVALKYAWREAGLIHCDIKPENIMVDHDGTIKVADLGLSLTRDSQGASQASDEIAGTPGYISPEQVQGQVPLDCRTDIYALGCCLYQMVTGVRPFHNLSDSDAMEAQVSSQIPDPRELVPEVPASVCGLIEWMLIKDPAHRLADWDAVLKELHRVQKSSMSTREAPPEGASTMRRRLQAATPVADEKKTEKQPVWVRLAIIAGVGACIAAIQMGGIWWFSHNKPKEVTVPIPQLTVTVPTNAPKPVVKKVVPVVPAPKVKPNNDVAIARTIRGIRSTVDTYIETGKLAQGILWLETYTDDWVEETQSVRKELADSLKAKKAVLDDAAQAEVDWSNRQEAITSCVLSGKYVVAHQLVDAALKEERLKKHRAEMASVDRAVEDICSLPDTLLKSFEADIDKDITIQLVRGPFSGHLMAIRDRKLIMRTMDQMAQVDLKLEEIAPAEKQARLIALDLPQGFLVRGVTAYNAGKTDEADALWDKSGTVLGSMLIARRKADLVAAAQAASLASARAAEEAEMRADPAFAAFGKLVKRAGIDLDQYDLGKMRGAIESATINREAALLSDRAMDAFLEAHGTSPFAEKHADLILAFQSAYGRAMH, translated from the coding sequence ATGAATGACTTTACACTGGCTGGATTCGAGCTGATTGAGAAGGTCGGCGAGGGTGGCATGGGGCAGGTTTGGAAAGCCCGCCAGCTGTCCTTGGACCGCCTGGTGGCGATCAAGCTGCTCCCCCCCCGGTTGAGCCATGATCCCGAGAGTATCAAGCAGATTATCAAGGAAGCCCGGACGGCCGCCAAGCTGAAGCATCCCGGCATCGTTCATATGTATGATGCCAGTGAGCAGGATGGCCATTGCTGCCTGGTGATGGAATTCATTGACGGGTATAACGTCGGGCAATGGCTTGGGCGCAAGAAAGTCCTGACCTACAAGGATTCCCTGGTGGTGATCGAATCCGTTGCCGTGGCGCTTAAATATGCCTGGCGTGAGGCCGGCCTGATCCACTGTGACATCAAACCCGAAAACATCATGGTTGACCATGATGGCACGATCAAGGTCGCCGATCTAGGCTTGTCGCTGACCCGGGACTCCCAGGGAGCGAGTCAGGCCTCTGATGAAATTGCCGGTACCCCGGGGTATATCTCGCCCGAGCAGGTGCAGGGACAGGTGCCCCTGGACTGCCGCACGGATATTTATGCCCTTGGGTGTTGCCTGTACCAGATGGTGACCGGGGTGCGGCCTTTCCACAACTTGTCCGATAGTGACGCCATGGAGGCGCAGGTGTCCTCCCAGATTCCGGATCCGCGCGAGTTAGTGCCGGAGGTGCCGGCTTCCGTATGCGGGTTGATTGAATGGATGTTGATCAAGGACCCCGCCCATCGCCTGGCGGATTGGGATGCCGTTTTAAAGGAATTGCACCGGGTTCAGAAGAGTTCGATGTCAACACGGGAAGCACCGCCCGAAGGGGCCAGCACGATGCGGCGTCGTTTGCAGGCGGCCACTCCCGTTGCGGACGAGAAGAAGACTGAGAAGCAACCGGTCTGGGTCCGCCTGGCCATTATAGCGGGCGTCGGGGCCTGTATTGCGGCCATTCAAATGGGCGGGATATGGTGGTTTTCTCATAATAAACCGAAGGAGGTGACGGTTCCCATTCCCCAGTTGACGGTGACGGTTCCCACCAATGCGCCCAAGCCCGTGGTGAAGAAGGTGGTTCCGGTTGTCCCTGCGCCAAAGGTTAAACCCAATAACGATGTCGCCATTGCCCGGACCATCCGGGGGATCAGAAGCACCGTGGATACGTACATTGAAACCGGGAAACTGGCGCAAGGGATTCTATGGCTGGAAACGTACACGGATGATTGGGTTGAGGAGACGCAGTCTGTCCGTAAAGAACTGGCTGATTCCTTGAAGGCTAAAAAGGCGGTCCTGGATGATGCGGCTCAGGCGGAAGTGGATTGGTCGAACCGGCAGGAGGCGATTACCTCGTGTGTCTTGTCCGGGAAATATGTAGTGGCCCACCAACTGGTGGACGCTGCGTTGAAGGAAGAACGACTGAAGAAGCATCGCGCTGAAATGGCCTCTGTGGATCGTGCCGTGGAGGATATCTGTTCCCTGCCGGACACGCTGCTGAAGTCCTTTGAGGCGGATATTGACAAGGACATTACTATTCAGCTCGTGCGGGGCCCCTTTAGTGGACATTTGATGGCGATCCGTGACCGAAAACTGATTATGAGAACCATGGATCAGATGGCTCAGGTTGATTTGAAACTGGAGGAAATTGCTCCGGCCGAAAAGCAGGCCAGGCTCATCGCCCTTGATCTGCCGCAGGGGTTTCTGGTGCGCGGGGTGACGGCGTATAATGCGGGAAAAACGGACGAGGCGGATGCCCTTTGGGATAAGAGTGGAACGGTGCTTGGCTCGATGCTGATTGCGCGTAGAAAAGCTGATCTGGTTGCCGCGGCTCAGGCGGCTTCCCTGGCCTCGGCGCGCGCGGCGGAAGAGGCGGAAATGCGGGCAGACCCGGCTTTTGCCGCTTTTGGAAAGCTTGTGAAAAGGGCGGGAATTGACTTGGACCAATATGACCTGGGAAAAATGAGGGGCGCCATCGAGTCGGCCACCATTAACCGGGAAGCCGCGCTGCTGTCGGATCGGGCGATGGATGCCTTTTTAGAAGCCCATGGAACGTCCCCTTTTGCCGAGAAGCATGCGGACCTGATTTTAGCTTTCCAAAGTGCTTATGGCCGGGCGATGCATTGA
- the mtnA gene encoding S-methyl-5-thioribose-1-phosphate isomerase, with protein MSIRTIDWNPDSATSLLPGSVIMVDQVRLPAELVYLKTRSVEAVWQAIKTLQVRGAPAIGIAAAMGVATAIQSQEGNTQELASAALQAADYLATSRPTAVNLFWALDRMRGVIRTAMPLTPPAFKERLVREAIQIRDEDAAMCRAIGRHGATLLKDGDTVLTHCNAGGLATAEYGTALAPIYVATEQQKHIRVYADETRPLLQGARLTAWELMQAGIDVTLICDNMAAHVMKTKTINAVMVGADRIATNGDAANKIGTYGLALLAKAHHIPFYVLAPSSTFDFSLKTGADIPIEERAPEEITMGFGRRTAPEGVKTYSPAFDVTPGALITAIVCEKGILTPPFALSPGLANAT; from the coding sequence ATGTCTATACGTACCATTGATTGGAATCCTGACTCTGCGACCAGCCTCCTCCCCGGATCCGTGATCATGGTGGATCAAGTCCGGTTGCCGGCCGAACTGGTTTACCTGAAAACCCGTAGCGTGGAGGCGGTTTGGCAAGCCATCAAGACCCTTCAGGTACGCGGGGCCCCGGCCATCGGCATTGCCGCGGCCATGGGGGTGGCCACCGCCATCCAGAGCCAGGAGGGCAACACCCAGGAACTGGCGAGCGCCGCCCTTCAGGCCGCTGATTATCTGGCAACATCCCGGCCTACCGCCGTCAATCTGTTCTGGGCGCTTGACCGGATGCGGGGCGTGATCCGCACGGCCATGCCGCTCACGCCCCCCGCCTTCAAGGAACGGCTGGTGCGTGAAGCGATTCAGATCCGGGATGAGGATGCCGCCATGTGCCGGGCGATCGGACGGCACGGGGCCACCCTTCTCAAGGATGGCGATACGGTATTGACCCATTGCAATGCCGGTGGACTGGCCACGGCCGAATATGGCACGGCCCTGGCCCCCATCTATGTCGCGACCGAGCAACAGAAGCACATCCGGGTCTATGCGGATGAAACCCGGCCCCTGCTTCAGGGCGCCCGCCTGACGGCCTGGGAATTGATGCAGGCGGGCATCGACGTCACATTGATCTGCGACAACATGGCCGCCCATGTGATGAAAACAAAAACGATCAATGCGGTGATGGTAGGCGCCGATCGCATTGCGACCAATGGAGATGCCGCCAACAAAATCGGGACCTACGGGTTGGCCCTGCTGGCCAAGGCTCATCACATCCCGTTCTACGTACTGGCCCCCAGTTCCACGTTTGATTTTTCCTTGAAAACCGGCGCTGATATTCCCATTGAAGAGCGGGCCCCGGAAGAGATCACCATGGGGTTCGGACGGCGCACGGCGCCTGAAGGGGTCAAAACCTATTCCCCCGCTTTTGATGTCACGCCAGGGGCCTTGATTACCGCCATTGTCTGCGAAAAAGGAATCCTGACGCCCCCGTTCGCATTATCACCCGGGCTGGCCAACGCGACCTGA
- a CDS encoding CPBP family intramembrane glutamic endopeptidase has protein sequence MPSEPLILQSPLLQPALIMGLSYAMLLLGGTVTASLLIIRTLRTPIRWEPHTEWLSSRPWTWREGLALIGLIGLLIGLGWCISSLLHHPREGTLLIIQGLTLDVAGIGGMAWLTHSRGWRWSEAFGTMPLTPKLIKYGVVFYVTLIPFILISSLVSQGILSLNGYPPNLQDIAVLLSGDYPLWIRAIMFVFAIAVAPIFEECLFRGVLLPIAVRRFGLGSGIFLISVVFAAIHVHLPSFIPLMIIAAGFSLAYLYTRSLWVPIIMHGLFNGVNLAMLLVIRQ, from the coding sequence ATGCCTAGCGAGCCACTCATTTTACAATCCCCCCTCTTACAGCCCGCCCTCATCATGGGGCTTTCCTATGCCATGTTGCTATTGGGGGGAACCGTGACGGCCTCGCTCCTGATTATCCGGACCCTGCGGACCCCGATCCGATGGGAACCTCACACGGAGTGGCTCAGCTCACGACCCTGGACGTGGCGGGAAGGTTTGGCGCTCATCGGCCTCATCGGCCTGCTGATCGGCCTGGGATGGTGCATTTCCAGCCTGCTGCATCACCCTCGCGAAGGGACCCTGCTCATCATCCAAGGGCTGACGCTGGATGTGGCCGGGATTGGAGGCATGGCCTGGCTGACCCATTCGCGCGGCTGGCGCTGGAGCGAAGCCTTCGGGACCATGCCCTTAACACCCAAACTGATCAAGTATGGGGTCGTCTTTTATGTCACCCTCATTCCGTTTATTCTCATTAGTTCCCTCGTTTCGCAGGGAATTTTGTCACTCAATGGCTATCCCCCGAACCTTCAGGATATCGCCGTTTTACTTTCCGGCGATTATCCCCTCTGGATCCGGGCGATCATGTTTGTATTCGCGATTGCGGTGGCCCCCATTTTTGAAGAGTGCCTGTTCCGGGGCGTCTTGCTTCCCATTGCCGTGCGCCGATTCGGCCTGGGTTCGGGCATTTTCCTGATATCGGTTGTTTTTGCAGCCATCCACGTCCACCTGCCCTCCTTCATTCCCCTGATGATCATCGCCGCCGGATTTTCCCTCGCCTATCTGTATACCCGATCCCTTTGGGTCCCCATCATCATGCATGGGCTGTTCAATGGGGTGAATCTCGCCATGCTACTTGTCATACGTCAATAA